A genomic stretch from Candidatus Hydrogenisulfobacillus filiaventi includes:
- a CDS encoding conserved exported protein of unknown function (Evidence 4 : Unknown function but conserved in other organisms): MHPLHSWKRFWKPKLQPRPRRGRAALLGGAGLAALTLTAVHAAPAPSGSAGQAATVAAMAERLYPSGAPAVVISSGLPGHYADLAAAQALAMRVGGPVLLAAGVDTLGTATQAALTALTVPRVSNHVQPVQPPAGKPTVYLVGGPAAIGQGVAQALRNQGYTVIRVGGNSRRATLEAVAARVAPPWPQAARRPGFPAAWDGYVGNPEHNAVFAVPASAPAWERNGVTWRLPEADAVPLSAPFPDLTQLGARGAPVKMTQTIGNAVGVTAVNGVIYAESDDGHLYAVDARNGRLLWEAGPTVNALMGNPVVADGLVFVTAGDTGFPFSQVLKFFLSQGKQPLVRGLGYAAVYAYNAHTGRLVWRHDFHGNAMPTPLAWDGTLYVPTGGGNLWAFDARTGQLRWKTYLGGFDSMSSPNLWTNPATGQTEIIVGTSDANHVVAVDARTGKVLWTQATTLPIFNTGMGDNSPAVDPGRGIVIQDSVIGFDPADHTVNLAIYALNAATGRMLWATKLGRGPAVPAYKAGVAMIHGGVVYVGSPVTSTLYALNEQTGQVLWTFHYPNAGPAGAGRGSPAYADGVLWSAAGSTLYALNPANGQLLGSYTPGGRFGIVNPVIVGGTMYLDNSYDWIQAVPLTRIDPHLAVPAGS; this comes from the coding sequence ATGCATCCCCTGCATTCCTGGAAACGGTTCTGGAAGCCCAAGCTCCAGCCCCGCCCCCGCCGGGGCCGGGCGGCCCTCCTGGGCGGGGCGGGCCTGGCCGCCCTGACCCTCACCGCTGTACACGCTGCGCCGGCCCCTTCCGGGTCGGCCGGCCAGGCGGCCACCGTAGCCGCGATGGCCGAGCGCCTCTATCCCAGCGGCGCCCCCGCCGTGGTGATCAGCTCCGGCCTGCCCGGCCATTATGCCGACCTGGCCGCAGCCCAGGCCCTGGCGATGCGGGTGGGAGGCCCGGTCCTGCTGGCAGCCGGGGTGGACACGCTCGGCACCGCTACCCAGGCGGCCCTGACCGCCTTGACCGTGCCCCGGGTCTCCAATCATGTCCAGCCCGTCCAGCCCCCCGCCGGCAAACCCACCGTTTACCTGGTGGGCGGTCCTGCCGCCATCGGGCAGGGGGTGGCGCAAGCCCTGCGCAACCAGGGGTATACCGTCATCCGCGTCGGCGGCAACAGCCGGCGGGCGACTCTGGAGGCAGTCGCTGCCCGCGTGGCGCCGCCCTGGCCGCAGGCCGCCCGCCGGCCCGGCTTCCCCGCCGCCTGGGACGGCTATGTCGGCAACCCCGAACACAACGCGGTGTTTGCGGTGCCCGCCAGCGCGCCCGCCTGGGAACGGAACGGCGTCACCTGGCGGCTGCCGGAGGCGGACGCCGTGCCCCTGTCCGCGCCCTTCCCGGACCTCACCCAGCTGGGGGCGCGCGGGGCGCCGGTCAAGATGACCCAGACCATCGGCAACGCCGTGGGAGTCACCGCCGTCAACGGGGTGATTTACGCCGAATCGGACGATGGCCACCTCTATGCGGTGGACGCCCGGAACGGCCGCCTGCTATGGGAGGCGGGGCCGACGGTCAATGCCCTCATGGGCAACCCAGTGGTGGCGGACGGGCTGGTGTTCGTCACCGCCGGCGACACGGGGTTTCCCTTCTCCCAGGTGCTGAAGTTCTTCCTCTCCCAGGGCAAACAGCCGCTGGTGCGGGGACTCGGCTACGCCGCCGTCTACGCCTACAACGCCCACACCGGCCGCCTGGTGTGGCGGCACGACTTCCACGGCAACGCCATGCCCACCCCGCTGGCATGGGACGGGACCCTCTACGTCCCCACCGGGGGCGGCAACCTGTGGGCGTTCGACGCCCGCACCGGCCAGCTGCGCTGGAAGACCTATCTGGGCGGCTTCGACAGCATGTCCTCCCCCAACCTGTGGACCAACCCCGCCACCGGTCAGACCGAGATCATCGTCGGGACCAGCGACGCCAACCATGTGGTGGCGGTCGACGCCCGCACCGGCAAGGTGCTGTGGACCCAGGCCACCACCCTGCCCATCTTTAACACCGGCATGGGGGACAACAGCCCGGCCGTGGACCCCGGCCGGGGGATCGTGATCCAGGACTCGGTGATCGGCTTCGACCCGGCCGACCACACCGTCAACCTGGCCATCTACGCCCTCAACGCCGCCACCGGCCGCATGCTGTGGGCGACCAAACTGGGCCGGGGACCGGCGGTGCCGGCCTACAAGGCCGGGGTGGCCATGATTCACGGGGGCGTGGTCTATGTGGGCAGCCCCGTCACGTCCACCTTATATGCGCTCAATGAGCAAACCGGGCAGGTGCTGTGGACCTTCCATTACCCCAACGCCGGCCCGGCCGGGGCCGGACGCGGCAGCCCCGCCTACGCCGACGGCGTGCTGTGGTCGGCTGCCGGCTCCACCCTCTATGCCCTCAACCCCGCCAACGGCCAGCTGCTGGGCAGCTATACCCCGGGCGGCCGTTTTGGGATTGTCAACCCGGTCATCGTGGGCGGCACCATGTACCTGGACAACTCCTACGATTGGATCCAGGCGGTGCCCCTCACCCGCATCGACCCCCATCTCGCGGTCCCGGCCGGCAGTTGA
- a CDS encoding putative HTH luxR-type domain-containing protein (Evidence 3 : Putative function from multiple computational evidences), giving the protein MFLARLPGSVSRSPAPAGESSASGEGGPPGLPLPALIRLGMPGGAVLVALADPRTAAWAVLLAGIGLLEVAWTGRRPVLPQAALYRDVGYAAALLVGYLHNFAVPALLLFAVVAIESALVPRPWPWRRVAAAGLAALALRLGVAAASGHLFAHPAWLAGVGLALAGTWIWGATIRTQAALQQHFRQRQQAVRAAWETVVGQLLAESGLPAATVDAYPRLGAGLAEVCAGRADPGRCRELGQLLAGLVRAGTATSCPLTPRELEVLQWLATGLSYRAIARRLHLSPGTVRAHAGKIMRKAGTHSRSETVEWARNCRLLPR; this is encoded by the coding sequence ATGTTCCTGGCACGCCTGCCCGGGAGCGTTTCACGGTCACCGGCCCCGGCCGGCGAATCCTCCGCGTCCGGGGAGGGAGGGCCGCCCGGGCTGCCGTTGCCGGCGCTCATTCGCCTCGGGATGCCGGGCGGCGCCGTCCTGGTCGCGCTGGCCGATCCCCGCACCGCGGCCTGGGCCGTCCTTCTGGCCGGGATCGGGCTATTGGAGGTAGCCTGGACGGGGCGACGGCCGGTGCTGCCCCAGGCGGCCCTTTACCGGGACGTCGGCTATGCGGCAGCCCTTCTGGTGGGGTACCTGCATAACTTCGCCGTCCCGGCCCTCCTGCTGTTCGCAGTGGTGGCCATCGAGTCGGCCCTGGTCCCGCGCCCCTGGCCCTGGCGGCGGGTAGCGGCGGCCGGGCTGGCGGCGCTGGCCCTTCGCCTGGGAGTGGCCGCCGCCAGCGGACACCTGTTTGCCCATCCCGCCTGGCTGGCCGGGGTAGGCCTGGCCCTGGCCGGGACTTGGATCTGGGGGGCGACCATCCGGACCCAGGCCGCCCTGCAACAGCATTTCCGCCAGCGGCAGCAGGCCGTCCGGGCCGCCTGGGAGACGGTGGTCGGCCAGCTGTTGGCGGAGAGCGGGCTCCCCGCCGCCACGGTGGACGCCTATCCCCGTCTGGGGGCGGGGCTGGCGGAGGTCTGCGCCGGCCGGGCGGACCCCGGCCGCTGCCGGGAGCTCGGGCAGCTGCTGGCCGGCCTGGTACGGGCCGGCACCGCCACGTCCTGCCCCCTCACCCCCCGGGAGCTGGAGGTATTGCAGTGGCTAGCCACCGGGCTCAGCTACCGGGCCATCGCCCGCCGCCTGCACCTTTCCCCCGGCACCGTACGGGCCCACGCCGGCAAGATTATGCGCAAGGCCGGCACCCACAGCCGGTCCGAAACCGTGGAATGGGCTCGCAACTGCCGCCTGCTGCCCCGCTAG
- a CDS encoding putative Universal stress protein MSMEG_3950/MSMEI_3859 (Evidence 3 : Putative function from multiple computational evidences), producing the protein MAVDVWVGVDGSQPATEAVRVAATVARALGWGLTVAAVDVTAGGYGPYGITTEHLDRQMQAVLAEALAQARTVAEAEGTAAATRVLKADAPAGLWDRAAAGPALCAAAGAAQAALLVVGSGGHGLAATVLLGSVSDYLANRCPIDLLVVRPGSRPRAPVLAGTDGSPAGMRAVRRAAVLARALGQPLVIATISEPSRTEEVLRRAQPDLGRTVDDLLRRDRAAILEAAQAAAAEAGAPVVSVREAVGPAAPALVELAQNAECGWLVVGSHGHSGWTSHVLLGSVSDRLLHLSPLPVWIVREGA; encoded by the coding sequence ATGGCGGTGGATGTTTGGGTGGGGGTGGACGGGTCGCAACCCGCCACCGAGGCGGTGCGGGTGGCGGCGACGGTGGCCCGGGCCCTGGGATGGGGCCTCACGGTGGCAGCGGTGGATGTGACAGCCGGCGGGTATGGGCCCTACGGAATCACGACGGAGCATCTGGACCGGCAGATGCAGGCGGTGCTGGCGGAGGCACTGGCCCAGGCGCGGACGGTGGCCGAAGCCGAGGGGACGGCGGCCGCGACCCGGGTGCTCAAGGCCGACGCCCCCGCGGGGCTGTGGGACCGGGCAGCAGCCGGGCCGGCCTTGTGTGCAGCAGCCGGGGCGGCGCAGGCGGCCCTGCTGGTGGTGGGGAGCGGCGGACACGGCCTAGCGGCCACCGTGCTGCTGGGCAGTGTGAGCGACTACCTGGCCAACCGTTGCCCGATCGACCTGCTAGTGGTCCGCCCCGGCAGCCGGCCGCGGGCGCCGGTGCTGGCGGGGACCGACGGCTCCCCGGCGGGGATGCGGGCGGTGCGGCGGGCGGCCGTCCTGGCCCGGGCGCTGGGCCAGCCGCTGGTGATCGCCACCATCTCGGAGCCCTCCCGCACGGAAGAGGTGCTGCGCCGGGCCCAGCCCGACCTCGGGAGGACCGTGGACGACCTGTTGCGCCGGGACCGGGCGGCAATCCTGGAGGCGGCGCAGGCGGCTGCAGCGGAGGCCGGGGCACCGGTGGTCTCGGTCCGGGAAGCGGTGGGTCCGGCAGCGCCGGCGCTGGTGGAGCTGGCGCAGAATGCCGAGTGCGGTTGGCTGGTGGTCGGCAGCCACGGGCACAGCGGCTGGACCAGCCACGTGCTGCTGGGGAGCGTGAGCGACCGTCTGCTCCACCTGAGTCCGCTCCCGGTCTGGATCGTGCGGGAAGGCGCCTGA
- a CDS encoding conserved protein of unknown function (Evidence 4 : Unknown function but conserved in other organisms) encodes MEWRRVWGMGLLGLTAAVLAGGRRPPGPVAAFRSRAEMAVPAGALPSRRVWIIAASALDRIAGNPAVRQVLDHPSTWVSVPVHGQGLPQGWRVTPFVHFASEAALARAVRTGRLPPGIRGLGYDNERWPLTPAREQRNPARYVARAAALAHRHRWAYLQLGNLPVDGSRVGGARWAQVIDLQVQSAERDPARYAALVRRWTAAARRRNPQVQVVAGLSTNPPPGTPVTLAELEADVRASERVVNGYWLNLPEPGRACPRCGPPDPALVVRLLAWWAAGQPPR; translated from the coding sequence ATGGAGTGGCGGCGGGTTTGGGGGATGGGCCTGCTGGGGCTGACGGCGGCGGTCCTTGCCGGCGGCCGCCGGCCGCCGGGGCCGGTGGCGGCGTTCCGCAGCCGGGCCGAGATGGCAGTCCCGGCGGGGGCGCTCCCCTCCCGTCGGGTGTGGATCATCGCAGCGTCGGCGTTGGACCGGATTGCCGGCAATCCCGCGGTGCGGCAGGTGCTGGATCACCCGTCGACCTGGGTGAGTGTTCCGGTGCACGGCCAGGGCCTGCCGCAAGGCTGGCGGGTGACCCCCTTTGTGCACTTCGCCAGCGAGGCCGCGCTGGCCCGGGCGGTGCGCACCGGCCGGCTGCCGCCGGGCATCCGTGGGCTCGGGTATGACAACGAGCGCTGGCCGTTAACCCCGGCCCGGGAACAGCGGAATCCGGCCCGTTATGTGGCGCGAGCGGCGGCGCTGGCGCACCGGCACAGGTGGGCCTATCTGCAGCTGGGCAACCTGCCGGTGGATGGCAGCCGGGTCGGCGGCGCGCGCTGGGCGCAGGTCATCGATCTGCAGGTGCAAAGTGCAGAACGGGACCCGGCCCGCTATGCGGCCCTGGTCCGGCGGTGGACCGCAGCCGCCCGCCGGCGGAACCCGCAGGTGCAGGTGGTAGCCGGGCTTAGCACCAATCCGCCACCGGGCACCCCGGTAACCCTGGCCGAACTGGAGGCCGACGTCCGGGCCTCGGAGCGGGTGGTGAACGGCTACTGGTTGAACCTCCCGGAGCCGGGCCGGGCCTGCCCGCGTTGTGGGCCGCCGGACCCGGCGCTGGTTGTCCGCCTGCTGGCGTGGTGGGCGGCGGGGCAGCCTCCGCGCTAA
- a CDS encoding Transcriptional regulator produces MNRSGDTTAQGPGYEELFAAFWRGLGHPIRLRVLKELASAGPLNVSQLVERLGIGQGHLSNHLACLRSCGFVRTVPQGRYVYYTLSDPRVRALLDLGSGLFADHAAGVAACAVVRGPAAARSPLAFTLEGPEAPNPQPR; encoded by the coding sequence ATGAACCGCTCCGGCGATACCACGGCGCAGGGCCCCGGGTACGAGGAGCTCTTTGCCGCCTTCTGGCGCGGCCTCGGCCACCCCATCCGGCTCCGGGTCCTGAAGGAACTCGCGTCGGCCGGTCCGCTCAACGTCAGCCAGCTGGTGGAGCGCCTCGGGATCGGGCAAGGGCATCTCTCCAACCATCTGGCCTGTCTGCGCAGTTGCGGCTTTGTGCGCACCGTGCCGCAAGGGCGCTATGTTTACTATACCCTGAGCGACCCCCGGGTCCGGGCCCTGCTGGACCTGGGCTCCGGGCTCTTCGCCGACCACGCAGCCGGGGTGGCCGCCTGCGCCGTGGTGCGGGGCCCGGCCGCAGCGCGTTCCCCGCTCGCCTTCACCCTGGAGGGGCCGGAGGCGCCGAACCCGCAGCCCCGGTAG
- the merA gene encoding Mercuric reductase — translation MTTGKRYHLRIGGMTCPACEDHVAEALRSAGAEAVTADYRRGEAWFALPPGAGCDPAPAVNAVRAAGYDPQALEEEPSTDGDGAGEPVRYYWSIGGMTCPACEEHVAEALRSAGAEAVTADYRRGEAWFAVPPGAGFDLERARAAIAAAGYRPGDLEVVEAVPRFPAVQAGSGAPDYDLLIIGSGSAAFAAAIEAREAGQRVAMVERGTVGGTCVNIGCVPSKWFLRAGEVYQEARLPRFPGVASRVEPPDLGALKAGKDRLVERLRGQKYEDLLADYAIDWIPGEAAFRDPGHVRVNGRELSARAFLIATGARPARPAIPGLEAVPYLDSTAALDRTTVPRRLLVIGAGYIALELGQFFHRLGAEVTLVQRGPRLLPGYDPEVGQVVAEVLAAEGIRVVTGVRPRQVDQRGGEIRLTVETQGQVRVLTGDTLLVAAGRQPNTEGLGLDRAGVAVGPRGEPVVDATLRTTNPRVYAAGDVLAGPQFVYVAAYEGKLAARHALGLPDARPVDLSVVPAVTFTDPAIAKVGLTAAEAAAQGIAVDSAVLPLDAVTRALVNQDTRGVFKVTAERGSGRIRGVQVVAAQAGEVIYAATLAVRFGLTVSDLTDTLAPYLTMAEGLRLAALTFHKDVGRLSCCAG, via the coding sequence ATGACGACGGGCAAGCGGTATCACCTGCGCATCGGCGGGATGACCTGTCCCGCCTGCGAGGACCATGTGGCGGAGGCGCTGCGCTCGGCGGGGGCGGAAGCGGTGACGGCCGATTACCGGCGCGGGGAGGCCTGGTTTGCACTGCCCCCAGGGGCGGGATGCGATCCGGCGCCGGCGGTGAACGCGGTGCGCGCGGCGGGGTACGATCCGCAGGCACTGGAGGAGGAGCCGTCCACGGACGGGGATGGGGCCGGGGAGCCGGTCCGCTACTACTGGTCCATCGGGGGGATGACCTGTCCCGCCTGTGAGGAGCACGTGGCGGAGGCCCTCCGCTCGGCGGGAGCGGAAGCGGTGACGGCGGACTACCGGCGCGGGGAGGCCTGGTTCGCGGTGCCGCCCGGGGCGGGCTTCGACCTGGAACGGGCACGGGCTGCCATCGCGGCGGCCGGCTACCGGCCCGGCGACCTGGAGGTGGTGGAGGCGGTCCCCCGCTTCCCGGCGGTGCAGGCCGGGAGCGGGGCACCGGATTACGACCTCCTCATCATCGGCTCCGGCAGCGCGGCATTCGCCGCGGCCATTGAGGCCCGCGAGGCGGGGCAGCGGGTGGCGATGGTGGAGCGGGGGACGGTCGGCGGCACCTGCGTCAACATCGGGTGTGTGCCCTCGAAGTGGTTCCTGCGGGCGGGGGAGGTGTACCAGGAAGCCCGGCTGCCCCGGTTTCCCGGCGTCGCCAGCCGGGTGGAGCCGCCGGACCTGGGGGCCCTTAAGGCCGGCAAGGACCGGCTGGTGGAGCGCTTGCGCGGACAAAAGTATGAGGACCTGCTGGCGGACTACGCCATCGACTGGATTCCGGGCGAGGCGGCCTTCCGGGACCCCGGGCATGTGCGCGTGAACGGACGCGAGCTGTCCGCCCGCGCCTTTCTCATCGCTACCGGTGCCCGGCCGGCCCGGCCCGCTATCCCGGGCCTGGAGGCGGTGCCGTACCTGGACAGCACTGCGGCGCTGGACCGGACGACGGTGCCGCGCCGCCTGCTGGTGATCGGGGCGGGCTACATCGCTCTGGAACTGGGCCAGTTCTTCCACCGGCTGGGGGCAGAGGTGACCCTGGTGCAGCGGGGGCCCCGCCTGCTGCCCGGCTACGACCCGGAGGTGGGTCAGGTGGTGGCGGAGGTCCTGGCCGCCGAGGGGATCCGGGTGGTCACCGGAGTGCGGCCCCGGCAGGTGGACCAGCGGGGCGGGGAAATCCGGCTGACGGTGGAGACCCAAGGACAGGTGCGGGTGCTGACCGGCGATACCCTGCTGGTGGCCGCGGGCCGGCAGCCGAACACCGAAGGCCTGGGCCTGGACCGGGCCGGGGTCGCGGTGGGGCCGCGCGGGGAGCCGGTCGTGGACGCCACCCTGCGGACCACCAACCCCCGGGTCTACGCGGCCGGCGACGTGCTGGCCGGTCCACAGTTCGTGTACGTAGCCGCCTATGAGGGCAAGCTGGCGGCTCGTCATGCCCTCGGGCTGCCCGATGCCCGGCCGGTGGACCTGAGCGTGGTCCCGGCGGTCACCTTCACCGACCCCGCCATCGCCAAGGTCGGCCTGACGGCGGCGGAGGCGGCGGCGCAAGGGATCGCCGTCGACAGCGCCGTGCTGCCCCTGGACGCCGTGACCCGGGCCCTGGTCAACCAGGACACCCGGGGCGTGTTCAAGGTCACGGCCGAGCGCGGCAGCGGCCGCATCCGCGGGGTGCAGGTGGTGGCCGCCCAGGCGGGCGAGGTCATCTATGCCGCCACCCTGGCGGTGCGGTTCGGATTGACGGTCAGCGACCTCACCGATACCCTGGCCCCCTACCTTACCATGGCGGAGGGCCTGCGGCTGGCCGCGCTGACGTTTCACAAGGACGTGGGCCGGCTGTCCTGTTGTGCCGGCTAG
- a CDS encoding CopD domain-containing protein, whose protein sequence is MSVLGWASFLHVLAVVLWIGGVFFLDLILVPRLAGYVRAPDERARLLFSLFRVFFAWVWVAGLVLVVTGYGMVWVLGGLRALNGARWTMVVVGTLMVLLALYIYFGPYWRMGRALTRSDWEEAGRAAARVRLFSGMNLVLAVPAILAGVWSVFGL, encoded by the coding sequence ATGAGCGTTTTGGGTTGGGCGTCGTTTTTGCACGTGCTGGCGGTGGTGCTCTGGATCGGCGGGGTGTTCTTCCTCGACCTCATCCTAGTGCCGCGCCTGGCCGGGTACGTGCGCGCGCCGGACGAGCGGGCGCGCCTGCTGTTCAGCCTCTTTCGGGTTTTCTTTGCCTGGGTGTGGGTGGCCGGCCTCGTGCTGGTGGTGACCGGCTACGGCATGGTGTGGGTACTGGGCGGGCTGCGGGCCCTCAATGGGGCACGGTGGACGATGGTGGTGGTGGGCACCCTCATGGTCCTCTTGGCACTGTACATCTATTTCGGGCCCTACTGGCGGATGGGCCGGGCGCTGACCCGGTCCGACTGGGAAGAGGCGGGCCGGGCGGCGGCGCGGGTGCGCCTCTTTTCCGGCATGAACCTGGTGCTGGCGGTCCCCGCTATCCTGGCCGGGGTGTGGAGCGTGTTCGGGTTGTAG
- a CDS encoding Choline dehydrogenase or related flavoprotein, producing the protein MNEATYDVIIAGSGPAGAMAARDLTRAGARVAVLERGRDQLPTDSPLAMWRNRESLFIAPGVPLLRGMRAGGGSTFFFQTAMRPPLEEFARLGLNLEPAVAAVEAGLPVAPLQADLVGPFARRLAAAAGSLGLPWAPLPKILDQAACRDGCPPAVRWNATWLLAEARTAGAAFLPGTAVTGVLREGGRTAGVTARTPEGLAVFRAPAVILAAGALATPLILRTAGLPAGAGFFCDPLVMVMGTAADVTGGEELAMAGGFLDEAGGYMLADMTIPAPFYRVLALAAGRPDRVGAHAHTLTVMVKIRDEVAGGISPDGRPFRRFGAVERQRMAAGVAVARRVLAAAGARHVFVTRWTAAHPGGTAPLGRLVDAGLETACPGLYVCDASVIPGPWGRPPTLTLLALGKYLAGRLSGRTQERAERGEPVPGSGSRRAAWA; encoded by the coding sequence GTGAACGAGGCCACCTATGATGTCATCATCGCCGGTTCGGGTCCAGCGGGGGCGATGGCGGCCCGCGACCTGACGCGGGCGGGGGCCCGGGTGGCGGTGCTGGAACGCGGCCGCGACCAGCTGCCCACCGACAGCCCGCTGGCCATGTGGCGCAACCGGGAATCCCTGTTCATTGCCCCCGGGGTGCCGCTGCTGCGGGGGATGCGGGCGGGAGGCGGATCCACCTTCTTTTTCCAGACCGCCATGCGCCCCCCGCTGGAGGAATTTGCCCGCCTGGGCCTCAATCTGGAACCCGCGGTGGCCGCGGTGGAGGCGGGGCTGCCGGTGGCACCCCTGCAGGCGGACCTGGTCGGTCCCTTCGCCCGCCGGCTGGCGGCGGCCGCCGGCAGCCTGGGACTACCCTGGGCCCCGTTGCCTAAGATCCTGGACCAGGCGGCCTGCCGGGACGGCTGTCCGCCGGCGGTGCGCTGGAATGCCACCTGGCTGCTGGCGGAGGCCCGGACGGCGGGGGCGGCCTTTCTGCCCGGCACCGCCGTCACCGGCGTGCTGCGCGAGGGCGGCCGTACGGCCGGCGTCACCGCCCGCACCCCGGAGGGGCTGGCGGTGTTCCGGGCACCGGCCGTCATCCTGGCCGCCGGGGCGCTGGCCACCCCGTTGATCCTGCGGACTGCAGGGCTGCCGGCGGGGGCAGGGTTCTTCTGCGACCCCCTCGTGATGGTGATGGGCACCGCCGCCGACGTGACCGGCGGGGAGGAGCTGGCCATGGCCGGCGGGTTTCTGGATGAGGCCGGCGGCTATATGCTGGCGGACATGACCATTCCTGCCCCCTTCTACCGGGTGCTTGCCCTGGCGGCCGGGCGGCCGGACCGGGTGGGGGCTCATGCCCATACCCTGACCGTCATGGTCAAGATCCGGGATGAAGTGGCGGGCGGCATCAGCCCGGATGGCCGTCCCTTCCGCCGCTTCGGCGCCGTGGAGCGGCAGCGCATGGCGGCGGGGGTGGCGGTGGCGCGCCGGGTGCTGGCAGCTGCCGGGGCCCGGCACGTCTTTGTGACCAGGTGGACGGCAGCCCATCCCGGGGGGACCGCCCCCTTGGGCCGGCTGGTGGATGCCGGCCTGGAGACCGCCTGCCCCGGGTTGTACGTCTGCGACGCCTCCGTGATCCCCGGCCCTTGGGGCCGGCCGCCGACCCTGACCCTGCTGGCGCTGGGCAAATACCTGGCCGGACGGCTGAGCGGCCGGACTCAGGAGCGGGCGGAGCGGGGGGAGCCGGTGCCGGGCTCCGGTTCGCGCCGGGCGGCGTGGGCGTAG
- a CDS encoding MFS domain-containing protein, whose amino-acid sequence MLASRTAAGQALRGRALWAAFAAATTGTFMVNVDASVVNVALPVLAHRFLLPVTILQWAITAYLLVITGTLPLVGRLADSLGRKEVFVAGIAAFTLGSILSALAPDFAVLVAARAFQGLGGATIQANVMAIVALLFPRERRGQALGLIGSVVAAGTLFGPPLGGLLTATWGWRSIFWINVPIGLWGVWASWHYLPRFPRDPAHPLPSLDWAGAAWFLAAVTALQLGLSLLHSPRGWALTALAAGLTALFVRREARAARPLVPPSVFRNPPFTLNLLAGLDYFMLLMFPAFLLPIYLGQVLHLPVGLIGLLMTPQALLMIVVSPWGGRLADRIGVLWPARAGLLLFAAADLGFVLLPGRHAGVWPVLILLALVGVAAGLFSSPNNSAVLGSVPPRDLGLGSSLLAIQRNLGRSLGVALASILLSLIWMAHGLSPDLSPRYPHYAAWFLMAFKGVFLAGAALAAAGLVLVRTPPYAHAARREPEPGTGSPRSARS is encoded by the coding sequence ATGCTGGCTTCCCGCACCGCCGCCGGACAGGCCCTGCGCGGCCGGGCCCTCTGGGCCGCCTTTGCCGCCGCCACCACCGGCACCTTCATGGTCAATGTGGACGCCAGCGTGGTGAACGTAGCCCTGCCCGTGCTGGCGCACCGCTTCCTGCTGCCGGTCACCATCCTGCAATGGGCCATCACCGCCTATCTGCTGGTCATTACCGGCACCCTGCCCCTGGTCGGCCGCCTGGCCGACAGCCTGGGGCGGAAGGAGGTGTTCGTGGCTGGCATCGCCGCCTTCACCCTGGGCTCCATCCTCTCCGCCCTGGCCCCGGATTTTGCGGTGCTGGTGGCGGCCCGCGCCTTCCAGGGCCTGGGCGGGGCCACCATCCAGGCCAACGTCATGGCCATCGTGGCCCTCCTCTTCCCGCGCGAACGGCGCGGACAAGCCCTGGGCCTCATCGGGTCGGTGGTAGCGGCCGGTACCCTCTTCGGGCCGCCCCTGGGCGGGCTGCTGACCGCGACCTGGGGCTGGCGCAGCATCTTCTGGATTAATGTGCCCATCGGCCTGTGGGGGGTATGGGCCTCCTGGCACTACCTGCCCCGCTTCCCGCGCGACCCGGCCCATCCCCTGCCCAGCCTGGACTGGGCGGGCGCCGCCTGGTTCCTGGCCGCGGTGACCGCCCTGCAGCTCGGGCTGTCCCTGCTGCACAGCCCGCGGGGATGGGCCCTGACCGCCCTGGCCGCCGGGCTGACGGCCCTGTTCGTGCGCCGGGAGGCCCGGGCTGCCCGGCCCCTGGTGCCGCCAAGCGTCTTCCGCAACCCGCCCTTCACCCTCAACCTGCTGGCGGGGCTGGACTACTTCATGCTCCTAATGTTCCCCGCCTTCCTGCTCCCCATCTACCTGGGCCAGGTGCTGCACCTGCCGGTGGGCTTGATTGGCCTGCTCATGACCCCCCAGGCCCTGCTCATGATCGTGGTGTCGCCCTGGGGCGGACGCCTGGCCGACCGCATCGGCGTCCTCTGGCCGGCGCGGGCCGGCCTGCTCCTGTTCGCCGCCGCCGACCTGGGCTTCGTGCTGCTGCCCGGCCGGCACGCCGGGGTCTGGCCGGTGCTGATCCTGCTGGCCCTGGTGGGGGTGGCGGCGGGCCTCTTCTCCAGCCCCAACAACTCCGCCGTCCTGGGATCGGTCCCACCGCGAGACCTGGGCCTGGGATCCAGCCTGCTGGCCATCCAGCGGAACTTAGGCCGCTCCCTGGGGGTGGCCCTGGCCTCCATCCTGCTCTCGCTCATCTGGATGGCCCATGGGCTCAGTCCCGACCTAAGCCCCCGCTATCCCCACTACGCGGCCTGGTTCCTGATGGCGTTCAAAGGCGTATTCCTGGCCGGGGCGGCCCTGGCGGCGGCCGGCCTCGTCCTCGTCCGGACCCCGCCCTACGCCCACGCCGCCCGGCGCGAACCGGAGCCCGGCACCGGCTCCCCCCGCTCCGCCCGCTCCTGA